One stretch of Lentisphaerota bacterium DNA includes these proteins:
- the rpsP gene encoding 30S ribosomal protein S16: MAVKIRLRRTGCNNCVSYRVVAADGRSPRDGKFLEMLGWYDPKLEGENYKLDQERIDYWRSQGAQMSETVANLVRRGKRAAVQA; this comes from the coding sequence ATGGCAGTCAAAATCAGACTTCGCAGGACAGGTTGCAACAACTGTGTGTCGTATCGCGTCGTGGCGGCGGACGGGCGTTCGCCGCGCGACGGGAAGTTCCTTGAGATGCTGGGGTGGTATGACCCCAAGCTCGAGGGAGAGAACTACAAGCTGGATCAGGAACGCATTGACTATTGGCGGAGCCAGGGCGCCCAGATGAGCGAAACCGTCGCCAATCTGGTGCGTCGCGGCAAACGCGCCGCCGTTCAGGCTTGA
- the nusA gene encoding transcription termination/antitermination protein NusA encodes MNNELLTVISYLERDRGVDREVIIHAIESALQQAGRKGLSGTGDTRVQIDRKTFEIRTFEMCTVSDMEIGHGFVTLRRAREINPAAQPGDTIEVEGPAGKLGRIAAQTARQMIVQKLRQAERENVFDEFKDRIGDIVSGSVRQIIHRDLIVELGKVEAIIPGKERIPTEEYQVGDRIRAYVHSVQTNANGPAVILSRACPEFVKALFRLEVSEIADGIVEVMGVARDPGYRSKIAVRSHDEKVDPVGACVGLRGNRVKNIVRELSGEKLDIVRWHEDIRQFVTQALAPAHLSEITIDPNLPSTVAILVEPDQLSLAIGRHGQNVRLASRLTGWRIDIQKREAAESFEEQVTHAIDALAAIPGISREDADLLVTNGFLTADGILTTEIPYIMEVTGLDETNAKRIWEAAAATASGEDGE; translated from the coding sequence ATGAACAACGAATTGTTGACCGTGATCAGTTACTTGGAGCGCGACCGCGGAGTCGACCGAGAAGTCATCATTCATGCTATTGAGTCGGCGCTGCAGCAGGCCGGTCGGAAGGGCTTGTCCGGAACAGGCGATACCCGCGTCCAGATTGATCGCAAGACGTTCGAAATCAGGACGTTCGAGATGTGTACGGTGTCGGATATGGAGATTGGCCACGGTTTTGTCACCCTCCGCCGCGCCCGTGAGATCAACCCCGCCGCGCAACCCGGTGACACCATCGAGGTGGAGGGTCCGGCGGGCAAACTGGGCCGCATTGCGGCCCAGACCGCGCGCCAGATGATCGTGCAGAAACTCCGACAAGCCGAGCGGGAGAATGTGTTTGATGAATTTAAGGACCGGATCGGCGACATTGTCAGCGGCTCGGTTCGCCAGATCATCCACCGCGACCTGATTGTCGAGCTCGGTAAGGTCGAGGCGATCATCCCGGGCAAGGAGCGGATACCCACGGAGGAGTATCAGGTCGGCGACCGCATCCGTGCCTATGTCCATAGCGTCCAGACCAATGCCAACGGCCCCGCCGTGATTCTCTCCCGCGCCTGCCCCGAGTTCGTCAAGGCGCTTTTTCGGCTGGAGGTCTCGGAAATCGCCGATGGCATCGTCGAAGTGATGGGCGTGGCCCGCGATCCCGGCTACCGTAGCAAGATCGCGGTCCGTTCGCACGATGAGAAGGTTGACCCGGTCGGCGCGTGCGTCGGCCTCCGCGGCAACCGCGTCAAGAACATCGTCCGAGAGCTCTCGGGCGAAAAGCTCGATATTGTCCGCTGGCACGAGGACATCCGCCAGTTCGTGACCCAGGCGCTCGCGCCCGCGCATCTTTCGGAAATCACCATCGATCCGAACCTGCCGTCAACTGTGGCGATCCTCGTGGAACCCGACCAGCTGTCGCTGGCGATCGGTCGGCATGGCCAGAACGTCCGGCTGGCGTCGCGCCTGACCGGCTGGCGCATCGACATTCAGAAGCGCGAGGCGGCCGAGTCCTTCGAAGAGCAGGTGACCCACGCCATCGATGCGCTGGCCGCGATTCCCGGTATTTCCCGCGAGGACGCCGATCTACTGGTGACGAACGGATTCCTGACGGCCGACGGCATCCTGACCACCGAGATCCCCTATATTATGGAAGTAACCGGTTTGGACGAAACCAACGCCAAGCGCATCTGGGAGGCCGCCGCGGCCACCGCATCCGGAGAGGACGGCGAATAA
- a CDS encoding acylphosphatase yields MRVKRLHLHVFGRVQGVGFRFTCCRQARALGLSGWVRNLPDDSVEIVAEGSPAALKALSDWCHRGPTFAEVERITETPEPALGDMTAFEIKDLLF; encoded by the coding sequence ATACGCGTGAAAAGGCTTCATCTACACGTATTTGGCCGGGTGCAGGGGGTGGGGTTTCGCTTCACCTGCTGCCGCCAGGCGCGTGCGCTGGGGTTGTCCGGCTGGGTGCGCAACCTTCCTGACGACAGCGTGGAGATCGTCGCGGAGGGTTCCCCCGCCGCTCTCAAAGCCCTCAGCGACTGGTGCCACCGGGGTCCGACCTTTGCCGAAGTCGAACGCATCACCGAGACTCCCGAACCCGCGCTTGGGGACATGACTGCGTTCGAAATCAAAGACCTGCTCTTTTGA
- a CDS encoding phosphomannomutase/phosphoglucomutase → MSAFKAYDIRGVYGTDFDAETVYRIGRCLPELLGARRVLVGRDARLSSPAMRDALVRGLTEAGCAVDDLGLSTTPMVYYFTAIDGYDASVQITASHNPADYNGLKISRREAVPVGYATGLCELERRIGAAGLPPPAAQLGAYRLIDRTAAFLAFLRTWLPDLSGLRLAIDCSDGMASLLVHELFGDGTVYLNDTPDGRFPHHAPNPLEIENCAALMAVVRARHCDAGVIFDGDADRVMFIDETGAFIQPDLLIPIIARRFLRAEPGARVIHDIRTSRGVIEALCADGAEPVIGKVGHAFAKVLLRACGAVCGGELAGHYYFRDFCWCDSGELAALIVLGQLAAARRCGETFSDLIAPIRRYATTGEVNFRVERKDDAIRAVRAAAESHGPPTTVYDFDGLRLEFPAWWISVRPSNTEPYLRLIIEAATPEMLATRRAELEAALGPFLLSRAAQV, encoded by the coding sequence ATGAGCGCTTTCAAGGCCTACGACATCCGCGGGGTCTACGGCACCGACTTTGACGCAGAAACGGTCTACCGGATCGGACGCTGTCTGCCGGAGCTGCTGGGCGCGCGTCGGGTGTTGGTCGGGCGGGACGCGCGGCTGTCGTCGCCCGCCATGCGCGACGCCCTCGTCCGCGGCCTCACCGAGGCGGGATGCGCCGTCGATGATTTGGGGCTCAGCACCACGCCGATGGTCTATTATTTCACAGCCATCGACGGTTACGACGCCTCGGTGCAGATCACCGCGTCTCACAATCCGGCGGACTATAACGGTCTCAAAATCTCTCGGCGTGAGGCTGTCCCGGTGGGCTATGCCACCGGCCTGTGCGAGCTGGAGCGCCGGATTGGAGCGGCCGGTCTCCCGCCGCCGGCCGCGCAGCTTGGCGCGTACCGCCTGATCGACCGCACCGCCGCATTTCTTGCCTTCCTGCGGACCTGGCTGCCCGACCTTTCGGGGCTGCGGCTCGCGATCGATTGCTCCGACGGCATGGCGTCCCTGCTGGTCCATGAGCTGTTCGGCGACGGGACGGTCTATCTGAACGACACTCCCGACGGCCGGTTCCCTCACCATGCGCCCAATCCGCTGGAGATCGAGAACTGCGCGGCCCTCATGGCCGTGGTGAGGGCGCGCCACTGCGACGCGGGCGTGATTTTTGACGGCGACGCCGACCGGGTGATGTTTATCGACGAAACGGGCGCATTCATCCAGCCCGACCTGCTGATTCCGATCATCGCGCGCCGTTTTCTCCGCGCCGAGCCCGGGGCGCGGGTGATCCACGACATCCGCACCTCGCGCGGCGTGATCGAGGCGCTTTGCGCCGACGGCGCCGAGCCGGTGATCGGCAAAGTGGGCCACGCCTTCGCCAAGGTCCTGCTGCGCGCCTGTGGCGCGGTATGCGGCGGCGAACTGGCGGGCCACTACTACTTTCGCGATTTCTGCTGGTGCGACTCGGGCGAGCTGGCCGCGCTCATCGTCCTGGGCCAGTTGGCGGCGGCCCGCCGTTGCGGCGAAACCTTCAGCGACCTCATCGCCCCCATCCGGCGTTACGCCACGACCGGCGAGGTCAACTTCCGCGTCGAGCGGAAAGACGACGCCATCCGCGCCGTGCGCGCCGCCGCCGAGTCGCACGGCCCGCCAACCACGGTCTATGACTTCGACGGGCTGCGCCTGGAGTTCCCCGCGTGGTGGATCAGCGTTCGGCCCTCCAACACCGAGCCCTACCTGCGGCTGATCATCGAGGCCGCGACGCCCGAAATGCTCGCCACCCGCCGCGCGGAGCTGGAGGCGGCGCTCGGGCCGTTTCTGTTGTCCCGCGCGGCTCAGGTGTGA
- a CDS encoding D-hexose-6-phosphate mutarotase produces the protein MHYPDIATLNTRYGARGRIAFRASEKGLPIAALAGVTGSCEVSLYGGHVLSYRPAGHLPVLFMSKSSRFEPGKPIRGGIPVCWPWFGPHPVDPSLPAHGFARIVPWRLAATEYTSRSAEIRLALDDTDQTRVWWPHRFSLTLRVALENALKVELTTRNNDTHPFTVSEALHSYFGVRQIMDVTVRGLEGAAFTDAVTGTAGCPQETPLVIRQEVDRVYTDTEAECVIDDAGLERQIVVTKRGSRTTVVWNPWIDKAKRMPDFGDDEYTRMICVETANARGNALSLEPGESHTLVTTISADAKAE, from the coding sequence ATGCACTATCCCGACATTGCTACCCTCAACACCCGTTACGGCGCGCGGGGCAGGATCGCGTTCCGCGCGAGCGAGAAGGGACTGCCCATCGCCGCGCTTGCCGGCGTCACCGGCTCGTGCGAGGTCTCGCTCTATGGTGGCCACGTCCTCTCCTACCGGCCGGCCGGACACCTGCCGGTCTTGTTCATGAGCAAGTCCTCACGGTTCGAACCCGGAAAACCGATCCGAGGTGGAATACCGGTCTGCTGGCCGTGGTTCGGCCCGCATCCGGTCGATCCCTCCCTGCCCGCGCACGGCTTTGCCCGGATCGTCCCGTGGCGGCTCGCGGCGACGGAATACACCTCGCGCAGCGCCGAGATTCGGCTGGCGCTGGACGACACCGACCAAACCCGCGTCTGGTGGCCTCACCGTTTTTCCCTCACGCTCCGCGTCGCGCTCGAGAATGCGCTCAAGGTGGAGCTGACCACCCGCAACAACGACACCCACCCCTTTACGGTGAGTGAGGCCTTGCACAGCTATTTCGGGGTGAGGCAGATTATGGACGTGACCGTGCGGGGACTCGAGGGGGCGGCGTTTACCGACGCGGTCACCGGCACCGCCGGATGCCCGCAGGAAACGCCGCTGGTGATCCGACAGGAGGTGGATCGCGTCTATACCGACACCGAGGCGGAGTGCGTCATTGACGATGCCGGCTTGGAGCGGCAGATTGTCGTGACCAAGCGGGGCAGCCGCACGACCGTCGTCTGGAACCCATGGATCGACAAGGCGAAGCGGATGCCCGACTTCGGTGATGATGAGTACACGCGCATGATCTGCGTCGAGACCGCCAACGCGCGAGGAAACGCCCTCTCCCTGGAACCCGGCGAATCCCATACCCTCGTCACAACGATTTCGGCCGATGCGAAGGCGGAGTGA
- a CDS encoding glycoside hydrolase — translation MSVTTVWDDLIPVPRRVEAQAGVFAGNGGVIALSGPVAELLPALQALEADFGPAWHPAVNPPSADVQRAAVRIECQPGRHPAQGYALHIGVDSVTIDASDAAGLFYAAMALRQMRRLTGGALPACRITDHPDFPVRGVMLDISRDKVPTMATLFALVDRLAEWRINHLELYTEHTFAYSAHAAVWQAASPMTAEEIRSLDAYCKTRCVALVPNQNSFGHLERWLTHDAYRPLAECPDGGFLFPWSKTPCPHPFSLCPTDSASVAFLRGLYAELLPLFTAPLFNVGCDETWDVGCGRSRDQAARIGRGRVYFDFLLEIHKLVSAHGRTMTFWGDIIIHHPELVPELPRDVIALEWGYEADHPYAAHGEKFAAAGIPFFVCPGTSAWNSLAGRVTNARANLVSAAENGLRHGASGYLITDWGDNGHWQTLPVSLPGFVTGAAVSWCLAANRNLNLAAVLDRQVFQDAAGALGRVTLDLGDAYLRCGRQLSNSTELFHILCNGRDRQPGAGVTDATLAVVAETAARAAAAVEQARCAAPDAHAMEEELRQSAHLVAHAASRGRVLLAGTLTDASTRTALRRDWEALVAGHSRVWLGRNRPGGLADSLARFDRAGGDYAP, via the coding sequence ATGTCTGTGACAACCGTTTGGGATGACCTGATTCCGGTGCCGCGCCGCGTCGAGGCGCAGGCTGGCGTGTTCGCCGGGAACGGCGGGGTGATCGCGCTCAGTGGCCCGGTCGCCGAACTGCTGCCCGCGCTCCAGGCGTTGGAGGCGGACTTCGGTCCGGCGTGGCACCCGGCTGTCAATCCGCCGTCGGCCGACGTCCAGCGCGCCGCCGTTCGGATTGAGTGTCAGCCGGGCAGGCATCCAGCGCAGGGGTACGCGCTGCACATCGGCGTCGACTCGGTCACGATCGACGCCTCCGACGCGGCAGGGCTGTTTTATGCGGCAATGGCGCTGCGTCAGATGCGGCGGCTCACGGGCGGGGCGCTGCCCGCCTGCCGCATCACCGACCATCCCGACTTCCCTGTGCGCGGCGTGATGCTCGACATCAGCCGTGACAAGGTGCCGACGATGGCGACGCTGTTTGCGCTGGTGGATCGCCTCGCGGAGTGGCGTATCAACCATCTGGAGCTCTACACCGAACACACGTTTGCCTATTCCGCCCATGCGGCGGTCTGGCAAGCCGCCAGCCCCATGACCGCCGAGGAAATCCGCAGTCTCGATGCCTATTGCAAAACGCGCTGCGTGGCACTGGTGCCCAACCAGAACTCGTTTGGCCATCTGGAACGGTGGCTCACGCATGATGCCTATCGTCCGCTGGCCGAGTGCCCGGACGGCGGCTTCCTGTTCCCGTGGTCCAAGACCCCGTGTCCGCACCCGTTCAGCCTGTGTCCAACCGACTCCGCGAGCGTGGCCTTCCTTCGCGGGCTCTACGCGGAGCTGCTGCCGCTGTTCACCGCGCCGCTGTTCAACGTCGGCTGTGACGAGACATGGGATGTCGGCTGCGGGCGGTCCCGTGATCAGGCGGCGCGCATCGGGCGCGGGCGGGTCTATTTCGACTTCCTGCTGGAAATCCACAAGCTGGTTTCGGCGCACGGGCGCACGATGACCTTCTGGGGCGACATCATCATCCATCATCCCGAGCTGGTGCCCGAGCTGCCGCGGGACGTCATCGCGCTGGAGTGGGGCTACGAGGCGGACCACCCCTATGCCGCGCATGGCGAGAAATTCGCGGCCGCAGGCATTCCGTTCTTCGTTTGTCCCGGCACCTCAGCGTGGAACAGTCTGGCGGGGCGCGTGACCAATGCCCGGGCGAATCTGGTGTCGGCGGCCGAGAACGGGCTCCGCCACGGCGCCTCGGGCTATCTGATCACCGACTGGGGGGACAACGGCCACTGGCAGACACTGCCCGTGAGCCTTCCGGGGTTCGTGACGGGCGCGGCGGTCTCGTGGTGTCTGGCCGCCAACCGGAACCTGAATCTGGCGGCCGTGCTCGACCGTCAGGTCTTTCAAGACGCCGCCGGCGCGCTCGGCCGGGTGACGCTCGACTTGGGCGATGCCTACCTGCGCTGCGGCCGGCAGCTCTCCAACAGCACCGAGCTGTTTCACATTCTCTGCAACGGACGCGACCGGCAGCCGGGGGCGGGTGTCACCGATGCCACCTTGGCGGTGGTGGCCGAAACGGCCGCCCGCGCCGCCGCCGCCGTCGAGCAGGCGCGGTGCGCGGCACCCGACGCGCACGCGATGGAAGAGGAGCTGCGCCAATCGGCGCATCTCGTGGCCCATGCCGCCTCGCGCGGCCGCGTTCTGCTTGCAGGCACGCTGACCGACGCATCCACGCGCACCGCACTGCGCCGCGACTGGGAGGCGCTCGTCGCCGGGCACAGCCGCGTGTGGCTCGGGCGCAACCGTCCCGGCGGCCTTGCCGATAGCCTCGCCCGGTTTGACCGGGCGGGCGGAGACTATGCCCCATGA
- a CDS encoding NifU family protein, with protein MKGSAMDQAIQVKLEELRGLLQADGGDLELVSIAGKTVTLKLRGACGCCPHAAATLKHGIERALRESVDPEITVVRAL; from the coding sequence ATGAAAGGATCAGCCATGGACCAAGCCATCCAAGTAAAACTCGAAGAACTCCGCGGCCTGTTGCAGGCCGATGGGGGCGATCTGGAACTCGTATCGATCGCGGGCAAGACCGTTACCCTCAAGCTGCGCGGCGCCTGCGGCTGCTGCCCCCACGCCGCCGCCACGCTCAAGCACGGCATTGAACGGGCGCTCCGCGAGTCGGTCGATCCCGAGATCACCGTCGTTCGCGCCTTGTAG
- a CDS encoding ATP-dependent helicase — translation MIPYEKILNPEQRQAATAGDGPMLVLAAAGTGKTHTIVYRVAYLLERGVPPDAILLLTFTNRAALEMLERARTVCGDAVGGVWSGTFHHVCNRFLRRYADRLGFRNDFTILDRDDARSLIEGCVKELRIQSKDFPKKDVLASLFSNAASRGLAIGDVIDENLEALRVDVADIIRVGEAYAARKVGLQAMDFDDLLTHGLRLLTEHADICRGYQERFEHILVDEYQDTNGPQAKLVDLLAAQRRNVMAVGDDFQCIYSWRGADFRNIMDFPKRYPSCALVTLERNYRSGPEILAVANACIARNPDQFQKVLRATRPERAKPRVLRLRDGNEQADAVIRLIRRYRDDGYRFADMVVLYRAHFHSIELQVALGRAGIACRITSGVGVFEQAHVKDVLAMLRVCARPDDRLGFDRLLGMLRGVGIKTLDGWWAKLGERFDAANPAQRQTLAALMRPSMRGEWEPIERLLAEYHDEGLASNGGELIERFYERFYKTYLARTYEFADRRAEDIRELEVQIMRAASVPAFLSEVALLTNVDHEYNRRNRGEEEDAVQLGTVHQAKGLEWPVVFVIWATEGMFPSSRTLDDPGGDAEERRLFYVAVTRARDELVLAVPEIRRTRDGGMFFCKPSRFISELPRGLVRESFGTRI, via the coding sequence ATGATTCCGTACGAAAAAATCCTCAATCCCGAGCAGCGGCAGGCCGCGACCGCTGGCGACGGCCCGATGCTCGTGCTAGCTGCCGCTGGCACGGGCAAGACCCACACCATCGTCTATCGCGTGGCCTATCTCCTCGAGCGGGGCGTGCCGCCGGATGCGATTTTGCTGCTGACCTTCACCAACCGCGCCGCACTGGAGATGCTCGAACGGGCGCGGACGGTGTGCGGCGACGCCGTCGGCGGCGTCTGGAGCGGCACCTTCCACCATGTGTGCAATCGCTTCCTGCGCCGCTATGCCGACCGGCTCGGCTTCCGCAACGACTTTACCATTCTGGATCGCGACGACGCCCGTTCGCTGATTGAAGGCTGCGTGAAGGAGCTGCGTATCCAGTCGAAGGACTTTCCAAAAAAGGATGTGCTCGCCAGCTTGTTCAGCAACGCCGCCAGCCGGGGTCTGGCCATCGGTGACGTGATTGACGAGAACCTCGAGGCGCTGCGGGTGGACGTCGCCGACATCATCCGCGTCGGCGAGGCGTACGCAGCCCGGAAAGTCGGTTTGCAGGCCATGGACTTTGATGATCTGCTGACCCACGGGCTGCGGCTCCTCACCGAGCATGCCGACATCTGCAGGGGCTATCAGGAGCGATTTGAGCACATTCTGGTCGACGAATATCAGGACACCAACGGCCCGCAGGCGAAGCTGGTGGATCTGCTCGCCGCGCAGCGGCGCAACGTCATGGCCGTCGGCGACGACTTTCAGTGCATCTACTCCTGGCGCGGCGCCGACTTCCGGAACATCATGGATTTTCCCAAACGCTACCCGTCGTGCGCGCTCGTCACGCTCGAGCGCAACTACCGCAGCGGGCCGGAAATTCTGGCGGTGGCCAATGCGTGCATTGCGAGGAACCCCGACCAGTTTCAAAAAGTGCTCCGGGCGACGCGGCCCGAGCGGGCCAAGCCGCGGGTGCTCCGGCTGCGCGACGGCAACGAACAAGCCGATGCGGTGATCCGGCTGATCCGCCGCTACCGCGACGACGGCTACCGCTTCGCCGATATGGTTGTGCTCTATCGCGCCCATTTCCATTCGATCGAATTGCAGGTTGCCTTGGGGCGCGCGGGCATTGCCTGCCGGATCACCTCGGGCGTGGGGGTGTTTGAGCAGGCGCACGTCAAAGACGTGCTGGCGATGCTGCGGGTCTGCGCGCGTCCCGATGACCGCCTGGGCTTTGATCGCCTCCTGGGGATGCTGCGCGGCGTGGGCATCAAGACACTGGATGGCTGGTGGGCCAAGCTCGGCGAGCGATTCGACGCCGCCAACCCGGCGCAGCGCCAGACGCTGGCGGCGCTGATGCGGCCGTCTATGCGTGGCGAGTGGGAGCCGATCGAGAGGCTTCTCGCGGAGTACCACGACGAGGGACTCGCTTCCAACGGCGGGGAGTTGATCGAGCGGTTTTATGAGCGGTTCTACAAGACGTACCTGGCCCGCACCTACGAATTCGCCGACCGCCGCGCCGAGGATATCCGGGAACTCGAGGTCCAGATCATGCGCGCAGCCAGTGTGCCTGCCTTTCTCTCGGAGGTGGCGCTGCTGACCAATGTGGATCACGAGTACAACCGCCGGAATCGCGGCGAAGAAGAGGATGCGGTGCAACTCGGCACGGTCCATCAGGCCAAGGGGCTGGAGTGGCCGGTGGTCTTTGTGATCTGGGCCACCGAGGGGATGTTTCCCTCGAGCCGCACCTTGGACGATCCGGGTGGCGATGCCGAAGAGCGCCGGCTCTTCTACGTCGCCGTGACCCGCGCCCGCGACGAGCTGGTGCTCGCCGTTCCTGAGATCCGCCGCACCCGCGACGGCGGCATGTTTTTCTGCAAGCCCTCGCGGTTCATCAGCGAACTGCCGCGCGGACTCGTTCGGGAGTCTTTTGGCACCCGGATCTAG